A genomic stretch from Thermococcus sp. includes:
- a CDS encoding polyprenyl synthetase family protein: MGKYNELFARVKGLVKNVDKVIFDLIPEGDPRSLYKASRHYPLAGGKRVRPFVVIRATEAVGGDPEKALYPAAAVEFIHNYSLVHDDIMDMDELRRGRPTVHKVWGVNMAILAGDLLFSKAFEAVAKAEVSSEKKARILEVLVKTSNELCEGQALDIEFETRDEVTVEEYLRMISGKTGALFDGSATIGAIVGTDNEEYIKALSKWGRNVGIAFQIWDDVLDLIADEEKLGKPVGSDIRKGKKTLIVSHFFDNATDEDKAEFLRVFGKYAGDAKGDALIHEDVMGEVARAIELLRKYGSIDYAAEYAKKLVREANEALKVLPESEARKDLELLAEFLVEREF; the protein is encoded by the coding sequence ATGGGGAAGTACAATGAACTGTTTGCAAGGGTCAAGGGACTTGTGAAGAACGTTGATAAGGTAATATTTGATCTAATCCCTGAGGGGGATCCAAGGAGCCTTTACAAGGCTTCACGGCACTACCCGCTCGCCGGTGGAAAGCGTGTCAGGCCCTTCGTGGTTATCCGTGCTACCGAGGCGGTCGGCGGCGACCCGGAGAAGGCGCTCTATCCCGCCGCCGCGGTTGAGTTCATTCACAACTACTCCCTCGTTCACGACGACATAATGGACATGGACGAACTGAGGCGTGGAAGGCCCACCGTTCACAAGGTCTGGGGCGTCAACATGGCGATTTTGGCCGGTGACCTACTCTTCTCCAAGGCCTTCGAGGCGGTGGCTAAGGCTGAGGTGAGCTCCGAGAAGAAGGCGAGGATTTTAGAAGTCCTTGTGAAGACATCCAACGAGCTCTGCGAGGGACAGGCCCTTGATATAGAGTTTGAAACCCGGGACGAGGTTACCGTTGAGGAGTACCTCAGGATGATAAGCGGGAAGACCGGGGCGCTCTTCGACGGCTCCGCAACGATAGGCGCGATAGTTGGGACTGATAACGAGGAGTACATTAAGGCACTCTCCAAGTGGGGTAGGAACGTTGGCATAGCATTTCAGATTTGGGACGACGTGTTGGATTTGATTGCCGACGAGGAGAAACTCGGAAAGCCCGTCGGGAGCGACATAAGAAAGGGCAAGAAGACGCTGATAGTGAGCCACTTCTTTGACAATGCTACCGACGAAGATAAAGCCGAGTTCCTCAGGGTCTTCGGCAAGTACGCCGGAGATGCAAAGGGTGACGCTTTAATCCACGAGGATGTCATGGGCGAGGTGGCCAGGGCCATCGAGCTCCTCAGGAAGTACGGGAGCATTGATTATGCGGCGGAGTACGCGAAAAAGCTTGTCAGAGAGGCCAACGAGGCTTTGAAAGTCCTTCCGGAGAGCGAGGCGAGGAAGGATTTAGAGCTCCTCGCCGAGTTCCTCGTGGAGAGGGAGTTCTGA
- a CDS encoding RNase J family beta-CASP ribonuclease produces MIKIYTVSGYEEVGKNMTAVEYNGEVVIIDMGIRLDRVLIHEDVNIQQFPTKELQKLGAIPDDSMLRNKKVVAITFTHGHLDHIGAVGKLAVHYPDVPIYGTPYTIKLAKGEVKSEQYFEVKNPMYETDFGEIVQVSENLAVEFIRITHSIPQASMVIVHTPEGAVVHTGDFKFDNNNPLGEKPDYKRLKELGREGVKVLIPESTRVSEPTKTPSEAVAQMLLEDFFLYEGMEADGLIATTFASHIARLQELIRIANKMGRQAVLVGRSLAKYTGIAKQLGLIKMKGARAVRSPNAVKKVLKEVSQARENYLLVVTGHQGEPGAVLTRMANGDIYDIGKRDTVVFSAGTIPNPLNQAQRYVLETKLKMKGVRMIKDLHVSGHASREDHRYLIRMLNPENIVPAHGEFRMLTHYAELAEEEGYLIGRDVFVSRNGYTVEIR; encoded by the coding sequence ATGATAAAGATTTACACAGTTAGCGGCTACGAGGAAGTAGGCAAGAACATGACCGCCGTGGAATACAACGGAGAGGTCGTTATAATCGACATGGGAATAAGGCTCGACCGGGTTCTCATCCACGAGGATGTCAACATCCAGCAGTTCCCCACGAAGGAACTACAGAAGCTTGGTGCGATTCCCGATGATTCAATGCTGAGGAACAAGAAGGTCGTTGCCATTACCTTCACCCACGGCCATCTCGATCACATAGGGGCCGTTGGGAAGCTCGCGGTCCATTACCCCGATGTGCCGATATACGGTACCCCCTACACCATAAAGCTCGCCAAAGGGGAGGTTAAGAGTGAGCAGTACTTTGAGGTCAAGAACCCTATGTACGAGACCGACTTCGGGGAGATCGTCCAAGTCAGTGAGAACCTCGCCGTGGAGTTCATTAGGATAACCCACTCCATTCCGCAGGCTTCTATGGTCATAGTCCATACCCCTGAGGGCGCTGTCGTCCACACAGGCGACTTCAAGTTCGACAACAACAATCCCCTCGGCGAGAAGCCCGACTACAAACGCCTCAAGGAGCTCGGTAGGGAGGGCGTCAAGGTTTTGATACCAGAATCCACACGCGTCTCCGAGCCGACCAAGACGCCGAGCGAGGCCGTTGCCCAGATGCTCCTTGAGGACTTCTTCCTCTACGAGGGGATGGAGGCGGACGGCCTGATAGCCACGACCTTCGCCAGTCACATTGCCAGACTTCAGGAGCTCATCCGGATAGCCAACAAAATGGGCAGGCAGGCCGTTCTCGTCGGCCGCTCGCTCGCCAAGTACACCGGCATAGCAAAGCAGCTGGGCCTCATAAAGATGAAGGGTGCCCGCGCAGTCAGAAGCCCCAACGCCGTTAAGAAGGTTCTAAAAGAGGTGAGCCAGGCTAGGGAGAACTATCTCCTGGTTGTCACGGGGCACCAGGGTGAGCCGGGCGCGGTCCTCACAAGGATGGCAAACGGCGACATCTACGATATCGGCAAACGTGACACTGTGGTATTCTCCGCAGGTACTATACCCAATCCACTAAACCAGGCCCAGCGCTACGTCCTTGAGACGAAACTCAAGATGAAGGGGGTCAGGATGATAAAAGATCTCCACGTCTCTGGACATGCGAGCAGGGAGGACCATCGCTACCTCATCAGGATGCTCAACCCAGAGAACATAGTTCCGGCACACGGGGAGTTCAGGATGCTGACTCACTACGCGGAGCTTGCCGAGGAGGAGGGGTACCTTATAGGTAGGGATGTCTTCGTGTCAAGGAATGGCTACACCGTTGAAATACGTTGA
- a CDS encoding class I SAM-dependent methyltransferase has product MLERFRVIQFAPLKEGMNVLEIGCGAHALTTVPLAYLVGEPGRVVAVELSRWRFFEGITSLAGLKHRIIPLKTDARELPFPFKAFDLAVLVHGVRSLKSEETIVKVFSELLRVSERVFIAESLSIAKNERQKAHLELYNLREEIFEALFGRKDDLHYFPLEKLGELVERAGGKVIESGTFEPGLPHYLAYIPRKYVAQIKDEEKRAELLERWDKAYEKWKKGAEHPPVGWLLVE; this is encoded by the coding sequence ATGCTCGAACGCTTCCGAGTCATCCAGTTCGCACCTCTCAAAGAGGGAATGAACGTCCTTGAGATAGGATGTGGAGCGCATGCCTTAACCACAGTTCCGTTAGCGTACCTCGTTGGTGAGCCCGGCCGCGTTGTTGCCGTTGAGCTGAGCAGATGGCGCTTTTTTGAGGGGATAACCTCCTTGGCGGGCCTAAAGCACCGGATAATCCCGCTCAAAACCGATGCGAGAGAGCTTCCCTTTCCCTTTAAAGCCTTCGATTTGGCAGTCCTCGTCCACGGCGTGAGGAGCCTGAAGAGTGAGGAAACCATCGTTAAGGTCTTCTCCGAGCTGCTCCGCGTTTCGGAAAGGGTTTTCATAGCTGAGAGCCTTTCCATAGCAAAAAACGAGCGCCAGAAAGCCCACCTTGAGCTCTACAACCTGCGCGAGGAAATCTTTGAAGCCCTCTTTGGGAGAAAGGACGACCTGCACTATTTCCCGCTGGAAAAGCTGGGAGAGCTCGTCGAGAGAGCCGGAGGAAAGGTAATCGAGAGCGGAACCTTCGAGCCAGGCCTCCCGCACTATCTCGCCTACATCCCGCGCAAGTACGTGGCACAGATAAAGGACGAAGAAAAGCGCGCCGAACTTCTGGAGCGGTGGGATAAAGCATATGAAAAGTGGAAGAAAGGAGCGGAGCATCCGCCGGTGGGGTGGCTCTTGGTGGAGTAA